The region taaatgattcaatAACAAGTAATATATTATGGGGTTTTTTCTTTCCCTAACTGTACTAACACTTGTATGTTTACCTCTTTGTTCCATTACCCCCCGTTGAGGTCTTATTCAAAGTGGTTGAGACTACAGTCTATGTATGCAGTGAGTACCGGGGTAGTCTGGTTCATTGAAATATAAGGATGAAATCTATTGAAAGAAAGCTCTTAATTGTTTTGTACACATTTTTCGTatttttgaaattgaaaaaaaaaaaacagcctccaAGTGAAATCATCTTATTCAAAATATTACACAGATATATTTTACCTCACTACTACAGTTACCTAAAAAAATCAGCATTGTGATAATATAATTCTTAGAAAATATTCTAAAGTACATCATTTTGaggtatgtgtgtatatttaacCAAATATCAGGAATAATAATTTATCCAGATTTCTACTACTGTTGTTGGAGCTTTAAAACGTGTGTTGTATCCATTCCAAAATTAAACATTGAATTCATTTGTAGcaactgaaaaacacagaaactataGAATGGATACAAATCTTCATGAACAGAATCACTTGGATGTGCACAACTTGTTCAACACATGATTGTTGCAGTCTCACACAGACGGAAGGTGAGAGGCAGAATGATTCTGAtatcctcttccacctcctaccatctctttctgttctctgcAGGGCCCGGTTGTTCAAAAGTAATCCAACAGGATAAAAGCTATCAGTATCAGATACGATTTTTATCTCTTGAAATtgggttattattattttttttaattttaaagggAAGGGGGATTATGTAATCGGATAGGATTAGATCATCTACTCCAGGATTTAATCTGGATAAAAcctccagtttgtgttgttcaaaACTTTTTGAGTAGGATTATGATTACAttgatccaaaataaatctggaTTATCCTGAGGTGGCTGGATTCCAGGGAAAAATGCAAGAAAACCAATAAACTcttaacaatattttttttacagtatttctaaagtgaaaattatattttacaaGACATGTGTTAAATTGTCTTTCTGTTATGCTTCAGTGACAGTCCATGACTTGAGGCCAAACACCAAGTTgataaagcttgttccaaaaAGAGGGTGAACCTTGGGTAAGCTTTCACCTGCGAACACAAATTTGGCCAGCTTTCTGTTCCGGTGTAAAATTGGGTGTTAGCttgtgctaacatgctaaattATCTGGTTTTCCATTATAACAAACGCAATATGCTGAGGCAGCTTGCAGTAAATGTACAAGCACTTACATACACGCTAAGTCCTGCAGTGGGCATGTGCTTCTGGTGGCAATGAGCCCTGGAAGAGGCCCcaatttgaaatgtgtgttttacaagCAACAGAAAGTCTTCCAGTACTAATTACCTTTAAAGTGACTGGTAAGAAGTTTGTGTAGATTTTGGCACACCCATGTGGACATTCTGTTCCTATCtagtttttctttgaacaacAGTCATAAAAGTGTGATTGATTACCTGATCCTTGGTAGAAACAGTGGATAACAATATAGTGATCATTTTCATTCTCGGATTAAACCTATTGAACAACTGGGCAGGAGATCATCttattgtctttctctttttcataaTTCTACTCTGGAAATGTATCCTTTTATTAATGAATTTGTTAAGTTGACATTTTAAGCACCTAGAGTTAATTGCGTAAGTCGAATTTTTAATCATAAATGCTTCAATGTAACTGGTTTAATCTTCTTAGTGATGAGGATTTCCTGCATAACTTTAATTCTTAAacggctgaaaaaaaaaaattattaaaaatgaatgttttatatcAATACCGTATATTATACCTTTGTCTTTGAGAAAATATGatagtcatttttattgttgaagttgtagagaaagaacattttgaacACAAGGGTGAAGAATCTCAGATTAAGGGTTCTTAAATTCTTCTAAAAACAAGGGAGCACTTCCTCCTTAGCCTGGTTCGTTTAGACATCTGTGAACACAGCAAGCACACTCTGCAGAACAAAACAAGCGCGTTGAGATTgccttgaagaggtggtctcggcATACTTCCAGTAGAACCCTGGAGCAGTTAGTTTGCAATTAGAACGCAATCACCAGAAACAGGTTGTCTGACTCATCACACTCCAGTAGCATtataagcagcagcagcagcagtagtagtagtagtagtagtagtagtgggaATAATGCAGTTATAGGAACTTTCGATTACAGATTCAGTTGTGCTGATTACCAGTTGCCTGGTTCCAGAACTTGTTTACTTCAGAGTGGAATTATATGCGtaaatgcaaacagacaaattTACCACTCTGATTTTACGCAGAGTTTCTCCCGCCAGCCCCCTGAGTATTTGTCCCGCAGCAGGtctgagtgggctgatgtgagaacacagcaggatattatctggagaattcacctcgagccagtgggaggggttggtgacatttatatcctgtgactgctgcactgTGCAGAGATTGAATGCACGAGACCACTACGGTCTTTGTGCACGCGGTTAAAAacgctgcattatgttttctattCGCTAGTATGGTTTTCTCCGGTCTTTTGTTGATATCGTTGAACTATGCATAGCATTGATTTAATAGCCAATATTCTCATAATAGCATTGTATGGTgaactctgttgctttgtcggcaacttctgtttttgtttttaatatcatGTCTTTCCTCAGGAGCAGTCCTCTTGAAAATAATTTCAGGAGGGCAGCAatgtatcttaaaaaaaaaaaaaatctgaatcgaAACAAAGCAAACGAGCTCTAGATGTGAAAACACCCTCAAACCATCAGCTACAGGGAGCCTCAAGCCAAAGCTGTCAAAGTGTTTGGTTAGATCATTATCAAGCATTCAAAGACAACAGTGGTATCCTGTTAATTAAACATTGTGGACTTCTCTGAACACAATGGAGATCGTCATGCAGACATTGAAGATTTTACTTTCTTTGAGACTCTTAGTGTATACCTGTGCGCCTTTTATTCAGGATTTCACGGTATCCAGTCACTGAGCCTCCTGCCCCTCTTCATCTGTTGCtcgtggtttttttttgtaactgaaCGATGGTTGCGTCTGCCTCTTTTGTCTGaactgagagaggaggtggaaagAGTCTGACCTTCGCACCTCCTTCTCTTCATCACCCATCCTCTTGCGCTCCTCCCCCACTCCCCTGCTTCACCTCCTATTCTGctgctgaaagataaaaatCTGTGACATGTTAGTCATTTTCTGGCTGAGCAAACCTTGCCgcacaaggtgtgtgtgtgtgtgtgtgtgtatgtgcgcgttggctggagagacagagagcagcttGTGAGCCTATGATGTAGGAGTTGCGTTTGCCTGGCAACAGGTGAAAAAGAGTGGCATGGAGACAGTTGAAGATggttttgagcttttttttttctgctgaaatCAAAACCTTCTTTCACTGCTTTCCCCTTTTGCAATCCCTCATCCTCCCGAGCTGCCTTTTGATGAGGCAGGGACCACTTTGACCCTGCAACAAATCagtaaaaagtcaaagtcataaaaaatgcATGGAGCTttcagtaattaaaaaaaggccTCAGGTTTGATGTTGTCACTGAAATATCAGCGCATAGTACAAAGTAAGAATGTGCTTAGTGTATCTTGTCTTGATGGGGTTTACAAACACAGGTATAGTGTATCATCGGGGGTCTTTGTGAGGATCTGAAGATCATAGGTTGTTGTGGGTGATTGAGTCATGATGAGACATCCAATGGGCTTAAAAAATTAGACAAACACCTCCTAACCCAATAAGGCTGAGTAGAAATATTTATTCATCAATGCACTTCAATATAATTTTTCCAAAAAGCAGTAATGATTCAGGAAATCCTgatattaattattttatagTCATAAACTAAGGCAcgttttaaaggcagaatgtgcaacattttacacataaatgtagcagaaatcaagtttatcctcacacatgtctctctgagtcatgactgtctacgcTGAGTGAGAAGCACGAGTCTCGCCAGCTGTGCAGTCGACGGAGCCATGTACGTAtatatcatgtttacatggaccgGACGGCCTCACTTATTAAACTGTTTGAGTCAatgactagagaaaagaagaataacatcgTCTACTCACCGCCATTCAGAGGCTGTATCTTTGAtaaactgaaatgtaaatggtaaatagacttgagcaggtttagttcttttctagtcttctgactactcaaagtgcttttacaccgcaggtcacacctacacattcacacactgatggtagaggttgatatgtagtgagaccatcagaagtaactaaagCCACAGCCGCACATGTTAGGGCCAATGAGAAGCCAGTGTAGCCTGAAACAGACGTCACAGCCTGCCCTCAGCACAGATGCTGATATACAAAAGATAGAAATGATTTGAATAGATTTGACCGATTCAGCTTATTCTAGTATCAATTGATCTGTGCCCTTTTTACAAACAGATctaaataatgtgaacattgTCCTTTGAGCACTTGGTTAGTTTGGTGCGCTCAGTATGCACCGAGCAAACCATGGATATGAAGTTAgtcattttttacacattttatttgagttcgctagaaaaagaaagaacaaagagCTAGAAAAACACAATTCTAAAGTAttggtgctttttattttgtagttacGGTGTAACAATTATTTAGCACTTCATCCGACATCCATGGCGAAAAATACCTTCGATCTCagagggtttttaaaaaaagcacagtcaaacaaagaggaacacttgcactttattatttttacatttaattacagCTCAGTGATGTTTATTATTTGTGTGCTGTAAATTCAGCTCAGGCCCAGACGTACACATTAGAGCATCCtgtactttcatgttttattctttgtttattaaagaataatgtaaccataaaatgcatttaattttgtcctaaaacacaaataatgcaCACAAAATGATTTAACAAATATCAGTAATGTAATCAATTATGAGTATTTCTGTCATCTTTGCCTCTATCTGGGCCGATAAAGCTTTGCGTCCCCCTGACATCTTTGGAGCCCCCCCCTAAAGGGCCCGGACCCCTTGTTGGGAACCAGTACTGTAaaggaataaacaaaaaacaaaagtagcgCAACACGGCATGTGGCACAGTACTTGTTTAATCTCttcaattattattttgtttcaatGAATATGGGCAGACAATAGAAAATGAAATTGAAACTCGATTAATCGTCCTGCAGTAGAGGGACTGCTAGTGCTTGAAAACTCTCAAAATGTGTACACACAGCAAATGTACCAAAAtgttatctatctatctctctctatatgaTGTTTTTTATACTTCAACATACTGCTTCTAACTGGATAAGGTGTTACGTTTAGAAAAGCTTTAAGACCTTGATTATGCTTTGTGAAAATGGTGTTGCCTTGAGACTTGTtgtaagctgttttcacatatattctcctgacctggctgttcacacacactcctcataCATACATTGGCTAAGCTCTAAGGCGGCCCTTTTTCACAATTACCCTTTGACTAGTAggttagtctgaatttaaatttcctTTTTGTCAATAAGGAAATTAGTTTCTTTGAACATCCCTAATTACAACCCAAAGCAAACTTTGCTCTCCACAGTTTTTTCTATTGTCTGAACTGGATTGTTCTAGATGAGACATGAGCTAAGAGCATTCCTTTATCATTTTAGATTAGGAGACTGGTTTTGACTAAAACTGTGGTCCTTTTGTTTCAGTAAATCCCCtcataaaatatttattataagCAATGAGGATGACACACATCCGTTTGGAATACATTGAGATAAAAAGAGATCCCACTTGAGGGAAAAGGGCAGGATTTATCTCACAGACTGGCCCAGTTTTTAAAATACCAAATATCTTTACTGGAACTGGGAGGGGTTGAAGGGACTCCCCAGAGACCTCTGCAGGTGGAGTTACTGCAGTAGTAAGCTTACTGTAGTATGCCAGTTCAAATGACTGTCAGAAAATAAAAGGCCTTTTAACTCTAATGTAAGCCAGACAGCAGGATGGCAATgctaaagcaacaacaacatcttcTAAAGATGGACCTTAAACCTGCATGTCAAAACTGTTCTCTTCTAGTCTTCTACAGTTTGATAAAGTCATCTGGTCACAACATTGACATGCAAGTGAAATGCCAGCATCCAACGGCTCTATGGAAAGTCCTTATGTCTGTACGTGTTCTGTTATCATTGGCTCAGGGCAGAGCGAAGTTTGGTGGGAAAGCACATGGTTAAAGGAGCTGCAGGGTGTCAGACTGACAGAAAACATCTGATACGGTGGGGCTGTGATGCAAGACTGCTGGTTGTGTAGTAGCTGTTAAATCAATAGTTAGTGTGTTCACGCTTAATGTTTTTATGTGGATCAACTGGCTGCTATCGTGTTAGATGCTTCTCATATTTGTAAGGAGTTTTTGGTACATTTTTcagaatttctttttttgactATGTATCTCTTTTTGAGTTTctctaaacattttttattaagaaGTTAAAATTCACTCGTGCTGATTAACGGGGCCTTAGGGCTGACATGCAGCTCTAGCAGAAACAGTTTTCAACACAATGCAGGGAGACGATACAACAcgtttttaaagtaaaagttacataaaatgtctttaatgtcGGTGCAGGAAAGAAAATTGAAGATCATTTAATTAATCCTCAAAATGTGATCAGAAGTAGGGATGATCATTTCCAGACTGGATAAGCGAAAATAAGAGTTATGTGActggatatattagaataaatgTGTATAATTATGGCCATATCCTCCTTCAAATGACATCTACTAATTAAGCCTGTCATTCTAGTGTCAAACCGTTTATTACCGTTTATTTGGCAACTGCCATGTATTGTTAATGTTTAAGGCTGATCCAgttaatgaaatgtatttaaattttaTAAACGGATATACAGAGAAAGTGTGTCCATCTtccaaaatatttaataatgcactcaacatgaatacataaatacatcttGTAAAGTTCTATCCTGTTTTGAAATGTCATTTACAATCATTTATTCTATAAAAGCCACCAGAGAGATCCCTTCCTCCACTCTGCATACTGCCTCTGAGGAATAAAATCATTATAGTAGAGAGTTACTCCTATTTTCAGATTACAGTGTACCAGTCCAACAAATTACAGATGAAATAAACCATATATCAAGATTGTTTAATCATAATAAAGATGTAATCGGTAAGAGGCTAGATTGTGTTAATAATTACAATCATTAattgatcattttatttctcataaataacaacaatataTCTGACAGTTGGGGTAGATCCAGACTGTACTTTATAGTTTTTAGTTACCTATGTATAAGTTGTAAGTTTATAGGGATCAGGCTTAAATGATCTTAATTTAGCTAATTGTCTTCTAAACAGTAAACATGTCAACACATAGTATTTCACAAGCTTCTTCAACAAAGCAATGACTTTGGCATGAACCTTACATACACTTTGCATTTACACACCACACTTTAAACCAGTACAATCAGTGtcacttttatttgtaaaatatatttacatttgaagTAATAGGCATTGTTGTGGCACTGACTTCAGAGAGGCTCACggcactaacaaacacacagtctttaaGTGCACATGCATCATGCTAGATTCAAGCCCTTACAATAATCACGAGTCTTTGCACTTGatgacacaaacagagataCAGTTTTGATGCTTCTGTCTGTCAGTTCGTTTTGTTCATTCATAACAAGTTAATGAGCTGCAAGTTTCCATTAAGGCTCCAGAGAGGCTTATAAACTACACAAGCAATTAAATCAGCTGATAACGGCACACAAAGTATATAgcaacacacacccacacacacactctcaaacacacacatacaggcactGACTGTAGTAAAAGCTGAATGGCACAACAGTGCACACCACAGCTGCTTtagcaggcttttttttttttgttcagtggttgacaaagcagcagaagcagatCTTGTGCAGAGACTAATCCACTAATGAAGCTTTCCACGTTCAGAATCTCAGTTTCACCTTTTTGTCTTCTCTATGGAAGGATACAATCTTGGCTTGTCTTCCATATTAGAGTGATCGTGTGATGCCTGATCAGATCCAACAAATATTTCATATAGTTACTctgcatcaatattaatttcataGATACCAGCTTACAAAGCAGTAGCAGTATAGGGTGATGCCAAAATGCCATTCTGCTGATTTTGCAAATGGCTATAGAAACTCTGTGTTACCAAAATCTTATCCAGTCCTGTGTTTGAAAGCCAACATTTTGCTGTAAAGATATAAATACTATGCTCTGAGAAAGTCCAGCCCACCTGTTTTCCTTCTTTCACCCAATGACACAATACACTCAGCACATCTTCTAGCCAATACCACTCTTGGATACAGAATCAGGGAaaacttatttttctctctcctcttctctcttccccATCGGTTTCGTTTAATTCTACTTGACAAAGTGCAGGGCCTCCGCTGCCACCACAGAACCTTTGCTGCTGTCAAGGCTGGTGACTAGCTTGAAGCCTGATCTAAGTGCTAGCATGACTGTCTCTAGTTTAAGACAGTCAAGCGTGCACAAGAATGTGCTGTCCTCCTTCAGCACGAGACGTGAGCCTGGCTCCGACTTGATGAAGTGTCGAAACTGGATCACATTGGACGACACCACAAATTCTTCTGGGAATCCATCCAAGCGGCTTTTGGAGATTTGCACAAGCCGCCCTTTGATCTTGTCTAGGAAAGCGGCGTCACTGCAGTACACCTTGAGCCCTTGCGACCTTTCATGGCTATCCGTCACCTCTAAAAAGGCAGCCTCGCGCTGGGCTGCCCTCTGACTTTCCCAATCAACCACAGCTTCCACGAGTTCACTCAGGCGGTAGAAATCAGCCTCTCGGCGCAGGAGCCCTGCCTCCCGGAAGTCGTCAGGCAGCTGGAGCTCTCCCGTTCTTAGGTAGTTGAGCACGTGGCGAAAAACTGGACCATCTCTGTCAATGAACGGGTTGCCCATTGAATCAGTGTGCTGGACAGGCTTCTTACCATTGGCCAGTTCTTCTAGGAAAGAACCTTGGTGCTTGGCAAGGGTGGTCCGGTGGGCTGTGTACAGGAACCCCCCAACGTTTAAGGTGATGGTGCCTGAGGAGGGTTTCTTGAAGCTCTTGCTGGGCTGCAGCAGGTCAGGGTTGATGTGCCTCAATTCACTTTCCATCCTTCTGAGGTTCCATTCCATGCTCCAGTCACTCTCTCCAGCCTCGACCCAGCCTCTTCTGAGCTGGCGTGGTAACTGGTTCAACTCGAGTCCGTCTTTCTCTTCTCGGGGGTTGATCTGGCTCGGGAGTCTGTGGTGCCGCAGAGAAAACGAAAAGGTGTTGTCAGCTGTCGTGAAGTGAGAGTGAATGTGTTGATAGAGCGTGTGATGGTGAATGGCTGAATGCTGTCTGGCAGAGCAGCAACAGTGAACTGGGAGCTGA is a window of Labrus mixtus chromosome 13, fLabMix1.1, whole genome shotgun sequence DNA encoding:
- the kctd4 gene encoding BTB/POZ domain-containing protein KCTD4, with translation MEWNLRRMESELRHINPDLLQPSKSFKKPSSGTITLNVGGFLYTAHRTTLAKHQGSFLEELANGKKPVQHTDSMGNPFIDRDGPVFRHVLNYLRTGELQLPDDFREAGLLRREADFYRLSELVEAVVDWESQRAAQREAAFLEVTDSHERSQGLKVYCSDAAFLDKIKGRLVQISKSRLDGFPEEFVVSSNVIQFRHFIKSEPGSRLVLKEDSTFLCTLDCLKLETVMLALRSGFKLVTSLDSSKGSVVAAEALHFVK